In a single window of the Raphanus sativus cultivar WK10039 chromosome 9, ASM80110v3, whole genome shotgun sequence genome:
- the LOC108826628 gene encoding uncharacterized protein LOC108826628 yields the protein MKKRLNLKQFLVTLSDACLCINHVESNEIQDTSTDIKEGVICPEDESVFVDKANVEGRRIKVVITRKQLDLLLAKQVSLEQLGFVNERIFLRSFRKNKWKPLLESIHETPEL from the coding sequence ATGAAGAAGAGACTGAATTTGAAGCAATTTCTGGTGACTCTCTCTGATGCATGTTTGTGCATAAATCATGTTGAGAGTAACGAGATTCAAGATACTAGCACAGACATCAAGGAAGGAGTTATATGTCCCGAGGATGAATCGGTGTTCGTAGACAAAGCTAACGTAGAAGGAAGAAGAATCAAAGTGGTGATAACTAGGAAACAGCTGGATCTCTTGTTGGCGAAGCAAGTTTCATTAGAGCAGTTGGGTTTTGTGAACGAGAGAATATTTCTCAGATCTTTTAGGAAAAATAAGTGGAAACCATTGCTCGAGTCTATCCATGAAACACCTGAATTGTAA
- the LOC108838392 gene encoding uncharacterized protein LOC108838392 has translation MDLDISLREEHPDPSKQIEETKQWERSNRISLMIMRIRIPQQFRGVVPEDVTTSREYLAAVEKCYEKNVKSEVEIVLDEFSSMRKQPEESVREYIMTKMSVAAKMKQLGMHIPDDVVASILLASLPSEYDSLKNICSWGQKKWSTHQLIYHCVQDEDSLKLEKKKRDLAVGDSGKKRKTFEE, from the coding sequence ATGGATCTTGACATCTCCCTCAGGGAAGAACATCCCGATCCTTCCAAACAGATTGAAGAAACCAAGCAATGGGAACGTTCCAACCGCATAAGTTTGATGATAATGAGAATCCGTATCCCGCAGCAATTCAGAGGCGTTGTTCCTGAGGACGTTACTACATCCAGAGAGTATTTAGCTGCGGTTGAGAAATGCTATGAGAAAAACGTGAAGTCAGAGGTGGAGATTGTGCTGGACGAGTTTTCCTCCATGAGGAAACAGCCGGAAGAGAGTGTTAGGGAGTATATTATGACGAAGATGAGTGTTGCTGCTAAGATGAAGCAACTCGGGATGCATATTCCAGATGATGTTGTGGCAAGTATTTTACTCGCTAGTCTGCCCTCGGAGTATGATTCTCTTAAGAATATTTGTAGCTGGGGGCAAAAGAAATGGTCGACTCATCAGCTCATATATCACTGTGTGCAAGATGAGGATAGTTTAAAGCTGGAAAAGAAGAAGCGTGATCTTGCTGTTGGGGATTCTGGTAAGAAAAGGAAGACCTTTGAGGAATGA